Genomic window (Drosophila sulfurigaster albostrigata strain 15112-1811.04 chromosome 2R, ASM2355843v2, whole genome shotgun sequence):
tggcgcatacatattttctcaattatCCTGTCAATTGTCATCGCAAATCGACTGTATGCGATATTTACCAGTGTTAGTCATGGATCAATTTCTAactgatacaaaatttgtgtctggtggaacagagccatttgttaaaataatatatgtgaacataaaattttatgaaaaatttaaataaaattaaaacaggcatataaaaaatgtaccaaaatgtaaaaaagttatccaatgtaccaacgcTTAAAAAATGAAAGGCCCACATCTGGCAGTATGCCACGAATATGTTCCACTAGCTGCAGGTAAGCTTCCCGAGTGTAGCCGCGTCGCATTCTGGTCAGCACCGAAGTGCTACCAGATTGGGCAGGCAAATGCAACTGTTTGCAGACATTGGGATAATCTCGAATGATGTGAAGTACATCATCGGAGAAATCCTTCGGATGTGGCGATGTGAAACGTATCCGCATTTCCGGAACAGCCtcggcaacattttgcagcAGCGTTGAGAATGGCAGTCCACCAGTTTTAGGTTTATAAACAGTGCTAAACCCAGGCACCACgttattatcaatttttcCTGCAGGTTCGCCACTTCTGTCTCTATAGGAGTTAACATTTTGTCCAAGCAGAGTCACTTCCTTGACTCCCTGTTGCTGGAGGTTCTTGACCTCGCGTACGATCGACGTGAGAGGACGGGAACGTTCGCGACCACGTGTAAAAGGCACGATGCAGTAGGAGCACATGTTATCACATCCGCGCATAATTGAGGCAAAAGCTGTTGGGGATTCGGAGTTTAGCCGCACCGGCATCACATCTGCATATGTCTCCTCTAAAGAGAGCAGCACATTGATTGCCGCATTGTCATAGTGTCGAGCTACAGCTAGCAGTCTTGGTAAATCCTTATAGCTATCGGGACCCGCAATGACATCGACACATTGCTCCTGCTCGATAAGTTTCTCCTTCAATCGCTCTGCCATACAACCCAAAAGTGTTAATTGTAGCGGTCTTTTGTGTCCTCGCCGATCTTTGAGCGCCCGTAGATGCTTCAAACGGTTCCAGATCTTTTTCTCAGCGCCATCACGCACAGCACAGGTGATCAGCATTATCACATCAGCGTCAGCCACATCCTTACTACGTTGATAGTCATGCTCTTGCAACAAGCTCCACACAACTTCAGTGTCGTTTGAGTTCATCTGGCAGCCGTAGATTTCAAAGTACACCTTTCTGCCATGACCATTGTAATCTATAGCATTCAAATAAGGTATATTATTGCTGGTATCTGAAATCTCGTTGTCCTCAATCAGTCGTTGTTTGGGCCTCACAGTAAAGAAATCCTTCAGTCCAGGACCGCGTTCGACTCGCTCCACGAAAGTTTCACGTGCAGTggatttgtttactttaagtTCAGAAGCGGTTACTGGGGCGGCTGATGCagttataatatttgtatggTTTCGCCATTGCTGGCGTAGACATccatttaccatttgccaTCTTAGTTTCATGACAATTTGGTAACCAAATTAAGCAGTCAATTATTGTGTTGTTTCAAAATTATGTCACTGCCAGTATGACCGCAATGTATACATAGTATTTTACAtaaaagaatataccaaaatataccagtacCAGAATTGGCTGAAAACGATtagaaaatttttttcttgatACCTATTTAAAAAACGGAATCTGCttgaataatttgtttgttaaaccTTGAACAGCTGATTATTTCACTTACAATTTTTAGCACCTTATTCCCTATTTAGATCAAGTGCACCAATAATGCGATTCTATGATAAAAGAGATTTCGGGTCCAAGTTGTCTTCTCGGAAGTTCTGCAAATTggtaagttatttttaaacactTCCACTTTAGGCCTCCTCAAAGCTCTATTTTGCcacattttgcaaaaatttcacTTATCTGCCATTTCATCAAAACGTTTAtgatcttaaaaaaaattgagccttcttgatttcgtttttttattatttaactgtATAAACTAttcttattcattttaaaaaattcgtCCATTGCTGCCTCTTATCTGGCgaatcaataattaaataagggAAAAcgtaattgcatttaaatttattgatttcaattctatgaataaaattaacattttgtgattatactgaaaaaattaaaatggtaatgttaatgttaatgggCCTATAAAGTTAAAtagtataaaaatttaaattgctccCATGCAAAATAATCCCCTAAAACATCTAAATTTATTGCGGCCTGCTCCCAATGTTCGAAATTCGAAAGCGCCTGCCCAGCGGTTGTTGTCATGGTTTGTTGGTTAGACATTTTGTGGTTGGGACACGGTTGccattccaaaaaaattttttgtaccaaaattttgaaaaaatgtaccaattttagcaaaaatttaccaaatatttttcacGAAagatttttttgcatttcacaaattgtgatttacCAATTTACCAATTGtagcaaaaatataccacacgaAATAACTGTTTACGTAGTG
Coding sequences:
- the LOC133836646 gene encoding CDK5RAP1-like protein, yielding MKLRWQMVNGCLRQQWRNHTNIITASAAPVTASELKVNKSTARETFVERVERGPGLKDFFTVRPKQRLIEDNEISDTSNNIPYLNAIDYNGHGRKVYFEIYGCQMNSNDTEVVWSLLQEHDYQRSKDVADADVIMLITCAVRDGAEKKIWNRLKHLRALKDRRGHKRPLQLTLLGCMAERLKEKLIEQEQCVDVIAGPDSYKDLPRLLAVARHYDNAAINVLLSLEETYADVMPVRLNSESPTAFASIMRGCDNMCSYCIVPFTRGRERSRPLTSIVREVKNLQQQGVKEVTLLGQNVNSYRDRSGEPAGKIDNNVVPGFSTVYKPKTGGLPFSTLLQNVAEAVPEMRIRFTSPHPKDFSDDVLHIIRDYPNVCKQLHLPAQSGSTSVLTRMRRGYTREAYLQLVEHIRGILPDVGLSFFKRWYIG